From the genome of Bacteroidota bacterium:
AATTTGGACAGATTTTTCTACAAAATCACGAAAAAAGTTGTATATTTCACAAGAAAATTAAAGGATGCCGCTATGAAAGTTTCGACTCTCTTCATTCTAACTGTACTGTTTTCATCGTTCATCTTTTCGCAAAATATTTTAGAGATGCATAATCCAAGCGAGACACTCTCCGCAGAAAAATGTTATGATGTTATCAAGACAGTTTGGGACGGTTTAAAGAAAATCTCCGAAGATCATCAAACCGAAGCTTCCGAAAAGAATGAATTTGAATCTACTGCAGAGTATAACGGCCGCATTCAAAAGAGTAAAGATGATTTCATCAACAAGATCAGAAAATTCTACAGCGATAACAAACTAAATTCCCAAGAATATTCTGTATGGTTGAAAGCAGAGTTGGCACGTTACGATGCCGACAATCAAACGTACGGTTTAAAATCTGCGACACAAATCCTTGTCCAACCTAAGAAAAATGAAATTGCTGTCATTGTTCCTTCCAATAAATATGTGACGATGACGGAAAAAAATTCCGGAGGCTACCGCAGAGCATATATTCATTTGAACACCAATCCGGAATTCACATGGTTTGTTAACAAGCAAACTGCACAAGAAGCAAAAAATAAAGAACAAAATATTTTCTTCAAAATGGCATTCACATTTGATATTTCATTCAACGAATCCGCTAACCAAATTGTCCTGCAAATAGTACCCACGAAACTTTCACTCATGAGTAAAATTGAAAATTTCACCTATTGGAGCGAGGATATTCGTTGAGGAGGGTGGTATGAACGAATTCAAACAAAGTATTCTTGATCTCATAACAGATACATCCAGTAATCTCCCCCCTGATGTTCGCAAAGCCATTAAAGCTGCACAACAGAAGGAATCGAGCGGAACCCGCTCCGCAATGGCATTAGAGACCATTGCTACCAATATTGATATGGCATGCGAAAATGTCGGCCCGATTTGCCAGGATACCGGTATGCTATCATTCTATATTCACACACCTGTCGGTGCAAACCAAATCGAAATGAAACACTGGATTCGCGAAGCAGTGTCCGAATGTACGAAATCGGGAAAACTTCGTTCCAATTCAGTCGATTCACTGACGGGAAAAAACAGTGGCACAAATCTTGGCGAAGGCACCCCAATTATGCATTGGGAGCAGTGGGAAAATAATGACGAGATTGAAATAAAGTTGATCCTTAAAGGAGGCGGGTGCGAAAATAAAAATATTCAATATTCCCTTCCGATGGAACTGGAACATGTGGGAAAAGCTGGACGCAATCTCGAGGGAATTCGAAAATGCATCTTGCACGCTGTATGGCAGGCACAAGGTCATGGCTGCTCCATTGGAGCGATCGGTGTCTGCGTCGGCGGAGATAGAATGTCCGGATATGAGCACGCCAAAATGCAATTGTTTCGTACCATTGACGATGTCAATCCGAATCCGACACTGGCAGAATTAGAAAATTATGTGATGAATCACGTTAACAGCCTTAAGATTGGAACAATGGGTTTTGGCGGAAATTCTACATTAATTGCGTGCAAAGTTGGCGCGCAGAATAGATTGCCTGCCAGTTTTTTTGTTTCTGTAGCATACGATTGCTGGGCTTTCCGTCGACAAGGAGTCATTCTGGACGCAAAGACCGGAAAGATTAAACGCTGGATGTATAAGGAAGACGCTCCAACGATTAAAATGAGTACCAAAAGTGAAATTACTCTTACCGGTAACGAAATTGTACTGAATACACCTATCACCGAAGAAAAGATCCGATCATTAAAAGTTGGAGATGTTGTCCTAATCAGCGGAAAAATGTTCACCGGCCGCGATGCGATCCATGCACATTTAATGACGAATGATCCTCCGGTCGACCTTCATGGACAGGTATTATACCACTGCGGTCCTGTAACAATAAAAGAAAATGGAAAATGGAAAATAACTGCCGCAGGTCCCACGACAAGCAGCCGGGAAGAACCGTATCAGGCAGACATCATTAAAAATTACGGAGTTCGTGCAATTGTTGGCAAAGGCGGAATGGGTAAAAAAACCCTCGCCGCTTTGAAAGAACATGGCGCAGTCTATCTGAATGCGATCGGCGGAGCAGCGCAATATTATGCAAAATGTATCACGTCCGTAGACGGAGTTGATCTTGAAGAATTCGGCCTGCCTGAAGCAATGTGGCATTTGACGGTGAAAAATTTCCCGGCGATTGTGACAATGGATGCCAACGGAAACAGCCTGCATGCAGAAATCGAAAATGCGTCGGCAAAAGAACTTTTAACACTTGCTCCATCAGTTTACTAACTTTTCACTGGAGAACTATGCCAAACGACACCCTTACTATTACTGATAATCGCACAGGGAAATCATACGAAATGCCGATTACCTACGGCACAATACATGCAACAGACTTGCGTAAGATCAAAGTTCATGATGATGACTTCGGCATGATGACGTATGATCCCGCTTTTATGAATACTGCCTCATGCAAAAGCACGGTCACGTTCATCGACGGTGATAAAGGAATCCTTCGGTACCGAGGTTATCCTATTGAACAACTGGCAGAAAAAAGTTCTTACGTTGAAGTAACATATCTGCTCCTCTTCGGAGAACTTCCCACAAAAGAACAGTTGGTTGCGTGGGAAAATAAAATTACGATGCACACGTACATTCATGAAAATTTAAAGAAGTTGATGGAAGGCTTTCGGTATGATGCTCATCCAATGGGGATGTTCATCAGCACCGTAGCGGCGCTTTCAACATTCTACCCGGAAGCAAACAAGATATTTGATGCAGAAATAAGGCAAAAACAAATTTTACGGTTGATCGGCAAAGTTCCAACCATTGCTGCGTTTTCCTATCGTCATATCAAAGGAATGCCATATATTTATCCGAATAACGACCTCTCGTTCATTCAGAATTTTTTAAATATGATGTACAGTATCGGTACCCCCCGATATGAAGTTCCTTCAATCTTCGAGAAAGCATTGAATATCCTCTTCATTCTTCATGCAGATCATGAGCAGAACTGCAGCACCAGTGCTATGAGAAACGTCGGAAGCTCTCATGTCGATCCATATTCCTCTACTGCCGCAGCGGCAGCAGCGTTGTACGGTCCGCTGCATGGCGGCGCAAATGAAGCGGTGTTAAAGATGCTCGACCATATCGGCGACATTAAACAAGTTCCTGCATTCATTGAAAAAGTAAAAAAAGGTGAGGGACGTTTAATGGGATTTGGACATCGCGTCTACAAAAACTATGATCCCCGTGCAAAAGTGATTAAAAAGCTTGCAGACGATATGTTCAAGGTAACCGGCGTCGATCCGAAACTGGAGATCGCTCTTGAACTTGAACGAATCGCGTTAACCGATGAATATTTCGTAAAGCGTAAACTGTATCCAAATGTGGATTTCTATTCCGGATTGATCTATAAAGCAATGGGTTTCCCGATGGAATTCTTTCCGGTACTCTTCGCTATCCCCCGCACCTCAGGTTGGATTACCCATTGGCAGGAAATGATTTTAGATGAAGAGCAAAAGATTGCTCGTCCCCGCCAGATTTACTTGGGACATGATACTCGAGATTATGTCGCCATTGACAAGCGTAAATAATTGATTTTTCCACAAAGCGTCCCACAACAATGGGACGTTTTTTTTATTATGAGACAACTATGAAAGCAACAATCAATTCCTCTCTGATGCGCTTTATTGATGTCGGATCACAGAATTCGACGCCAATCATCTTTATTCACGGTTTCCCGTTTAGTCATAAGATGTGGAATTTCCCCGGCGGACAGATTGATGCGTTAAGTGCAACCAACCGTGTGATTGCCTACGACATTCGTGGACATGGTGAAAGCGAAGTCGGTTCCGCACATTATGCCATCGAACTGTTTGTCGATGATCTGTTTGCCTTAATGGATCATCTGAATATTCCCAAAGCGATCCTCTGCGGACTTTCCATGGGTGGCTACATTGCACTTCGCGCCGTCGAACGAAATCCCGAACGCGTCATTGGACTCGTTTTATGCGATACAAAAAGTGAAGCTGATGGAAATGAAGCAAAAATTAAGCGTGCCAACGGCATTAAATTTATTCAAGCCAATGGGATGAAGTACTACGCACAGGATTATGTGAAGATCGTTTTTGCTCCCTCGTCGTTCGATGCTCACCCTGAATCAATCAAAGCAATACAAAGTATTGTGGAACGTACAGCACCGACGGCGATCTTTGGATCTCTTCTTGCACTTGCAGCACGGACAGATACCACAGTGAGTCTTCCAAAAATCACATGCCCCACGCTTATCCTTGTTGGAGAAAAAGATACATTGACTCCTTTAGCCGCCTCGCAAGCAATGAAGGACAATATACCCGGAGCAGAAATGTTTGTCATAGCGAATGCAGGTCATATCAGCAATATGGAGAATCCTGCGGAATTTAATAAACACCTTATCGCATTTGTAACGAAGATCAAATAATTTTTGCATTCGTTGTGCAGGGCGTCTTATGAAGACGTGCTACACAATATTTTTACCCCCATGGCCTCAACCATACATTCCTTACACAAAGAAATTATTGATTGCCGAAAATGTCCCCGTTTAGTGCAATGGCGTGAAGAAATTGCTCAGA
Proteins encoded in this window:
- a CDS encoding alpha/beta fold hydrolase produces the protein MGRFFYYETTMKATINSSLMRFIDVGSQNSTPIIFIHGFPFSHKMWNFPGGQIDALSATNRVIAYDIRGHGESEVGSAHYAIELFVDDLFALMDHLNIPKAILCGLSMGGYIALRAVERNPERVIGLVLCDTKSEADGNEAKIKRANGIKFIQANGMKYYAQDYVKIVFAPSSFDAHPESIKAIQSIVERTAPTAIFGSLLALAARTDTTVSLPKITCPTLILVGEKDTLTPLAASQAMKDNIPGAEMFVIANAGHISNMENPAEFNKHLIAFVTKIK
- a CDS encoding fumarate hydratase, which gives rise to MNEFKQSILDLITDTSSNLPPDVRKAIKAAQQKESSGTRSAMALETIATNIDMACENVGPICQDTGMLSFYIHTPVGANQIEMKHWIREAVSECTKSGKLRSNSVDSLTGKNSGTNLGEGTPIMHWEQWENNDEIEIKLILKGGGCENKNIQYSLPMELEHVGKAGRNLEGIRKCILHAVWQAQGHGCSIGAIGVCVGGDRMSGYEHAKMQLFRTIDDVNPNPTLAELENYVMNHVNSLKIGTMGFGGNSTLIACKVGAQNRLPASFFVSVAYDCWAFRRQGVILDAKTGKIKRWMYKEDAPTIKMSTKSEITLTGNEIVLNTPITEEKIRSLKVGDVVLISGKMFTGRDAIHAHLMTNDPPVDLHGQVLYHCGPVTIKENGKWKITAAGPTTSSREEPYQADIIKNYGVRAIVGKGGMGKKTLAALKEHGAVYLNAIGGAAQYYAKCITSVDGVDLEEFGLPEAMWHLTVKNFPAIVTMDANGNSLHAEIENASAKELLTLAPSVY
- a CDS encoding citrate synthase, with amino-acid sequence MPNDTLTITDNRTGKSYEMPITYGTIHATDLRKIKVHDDDFGMMTYDPAFMNTASCKSTVTFIDGDKGILRYRGYPIEQLAEKSSYVEVTYLLLFGELPTKEQLVAWENKITMHTYIHENLKKLMEGFRYDAHPMGMFISTVAALSTFYPEANKIFDAEIRQKQILRLIGKVPTIAAFSYRHIKGMPYIYPNNDLSFIQNFLNMMYSIGTPRYEVPSIFEKALNILFILHADHEQNCSTSAMRNVGSSHVDPYSSTAAAAAALYGPLHGGANEAVLKMLDHIGDIKQVPAFIEKVKKGEGRLMGFGHRVYKNYDPRAKVIKKLADDMFKVTGVDPKLEIALELERIALTDEYFVKRKLYPNVDFYSGLIYKAMGFPMEFFPVLFAIPRTSGWITHWQEMILDEEQKIARPRQIYLGHDTRDYVAIDKRK